In the Cydia splendana chromosome 2, ilCydSple1.2, whole genome shotgun sequence genome, one interval contains:
- the LOC134806059 gene encoding uncharacterized protein LOC134806059 isoform X4, which translates to MANITANGNGTTSPRRHRYQRSSTTASVTQLLSDGYSSFINRLTRRGPSEKSDADTKLTAARTRYDDKLLSNKNLSLSNVQRYDTNGHISPYTSLSGVTSARKLNDDRTYSSYLGASKSRIDLSPLHSTSGINALGRSDSFRRAHIKNNNNKLSPFSKRYPLKETNNNIESTIVLGSTRSRLEDKYSSVLDRIAVQKKEKARKDIVDRDKTLEPEPPRGLMKSLTTTFFGENSFKRNNVSREKTRDKTPYRNTADRRMPSMGKKNLEKELYDKNGFDDPLRGHHYGKDRDSIYRKHRRRSLRAERSEHNDRNKLSLRPIDINIHPGARDLVSPPQHSIYDTNSKNKVTRTPTSPVGEVGRQRQIYFPSSDEDDDKTPVGDRILSERETRRKEIQSLIMKYAHLDEMYGRMAEKGSELTEPGRKQEPLGVGDVVALPPELRSRRRPQRPRHHLRRAATPPSSRARSSVKDDKDGHLVYWPGYVMGARYKIIDTLGEGTFGKVVEVKDLEMEHRMALKIIKNVEKYREAAKLEINVLEKLAEVDPDCKNLCVKMLDWFEYHGHMCIAFEMLGQSVFDFLKDNNYQPYPLEQVRHIAYQLVYSVLFLHDNKLTHTDLKPENILFVDSDYEVLSVYASSKKKHDLRRVKRSDVRLIDFGSATFDHEHHSTIVSTRHYRAPEVILELGWSQPCDVWSIGCIMFELHLGITLFQTHDNREHLAMMERILGPIPYRMARKTRTKYFYHGKLDWDEKSSAGRYVRENCKPLLRYQQSNSEEHRQLFDLITRMLEYEPSQRITLREALKHPFFSKLPTHQKLGNDRSRAGAGAGSAGSRERSHSLSR; encoded by the exons ATGGCCAACATAACTGCAAACGGTAATGGCACAACAAGCCCTAGACGGCACCGCTACCAGAGATCGTCTACTACGGCAAGCGTAACTCAGCTGTTATCAGATGGGTATTCCAGTTTTATCAATAGATTGACACGACGGGGACCCTCCGAGAAATCAGACGCCGATACAAAGTTGACAGCCGCGAGAACTAGATATGACGATAAGCTTTTGTCCAACAAAAACTTATCGCTGTCGAACGTCCAACGATATGACACTAATGGGCACATCTCGCCGTATACGTCGCTCTCCGGTGTGACCAGTGCGAGGAAACTGAACGACGACCGTACGTACTCGAGTTACCTGGGCGCTTCCAAATCCCGAATAGACCTATCCCCACTGCATTCTACCTCCGGTATTAATGCTCTCGGACGTAGTGACTCATTCCGCAGAGCtcacataaaaaataacaataataagtTATCACCGTTTTCGAAACGATATCCCCTTAAAGAAACTAATAACAATATAGAGAGCACAATTGTTCTAGGTAGCACTAGAAGTCGCTTAGAAGATAAATATTCATCCGTACTTGATCGAATTGCAGTTCAAAAAAAGGAGAAGGCCAGGAAAGACATTGTGGACCGAGATAAGACGTTAGAACCCGAACCGCCGAGAGGGTTGATGAAAAGTTTAACGACTACTTTCTTTGGGGAAAACTCATTTAAAAGAAATAATGTTTCTAGAGAGAAAACCCGAGATAAGACGCCTTACAGAAATACAGCTGACCGTCGAATGCCTTCGATGGGTAAGAAAAACCTGGAGAAGGAACTCTATGATAAAAATGGGTTTGATGATCCTCTTAGAGGCCATCATTATGGAAAGGATAGAGATAGCATTTATCGCAAGCACAGAAGGAGGTCCCTGAGGGCCGAAAGAAGCGAGCACAACGACAGAAATAAACTATCGCTGCGACCCATTGATATCAACATACATCCAGGTGCTAGGGACTTAGTATCCCCTCCACAGCACAGTATTTACGATACGAATTCGAAAAACAAAGTGACAAGAACTCCAACGTCGCCGGTGGGAGAAGTGGGTAGACAGAGACAGATTTACTTTCCGTCGAGCGACGAGGACGACGACAAAACCCCTGTCGGCGACCGCATACTCAGCGAGCGGGAAACGCGACGTAAAGAAATCCAGAGTTTGATAATGAAGTATGCCCACCTAGACGAGATGTACGGGCGCATGGCGGAGAAAGGGTCGGAGCTGACGGAACCCGGGCGCAAGCAGGAGCCTCTGGGCGTGGGCGACGTGGTGGCGCTGCCGCCCGAGCTGCGCAGCCGCCGGCGCCCGCAGCGCCCGCGCCACCACTTGCGGCGCGCGGCCACGCCGCCT AGTTCCCGCGCGCGCTCCTCCGTCAAGGACGACAAGGACGGACACCTCGTCTACTGGCCCGGATATGTCATGGGAGCGAGAT ACAAAATCATCGACACGCTCGGTGAGGGCACGTTCGGCAAAGTGGTGGAGGTGAAAGATTTAGAaat GGAACACAGAATGGCTCTgaagataattaaaaatgtaGAGAAGTACAGAGAGGCTGCGAAACTAGAGATAAACGTATTAGAAAAGTTAGCTGAAGTTGACCCAGACTGTAAAAA CTTATGTGTGAAAATGTTAGACTGGTTCGAATACCACGGACACATGTGCATCGCATTTGAAATGCTCGGACAAAGCGTATTCGATTTTCTG AAAGACAACAACTACCAGCCGTACCCGCTGGAGCAGGTGCGGCACATCGCGTACCAGCTGGTGTACTCCGTGCTGTTCCTGCACGACAACAAGCTCACGCACACCGACCTCAAGCCCGAGAACATCCTCTTCGTGGACTCCGACTACGAGGTGCTCAGTGTGTACGCTAGCTCTAAGAAG AAGCACGACCTGCGGCGTGTGAAGCGCAGCGACGTGCGGCTCATCGACTTCGGCAGCGCCACCTTCGACCACGAGCACCACTCCACCATCGTCTCCACCCGCCACTACCGAGCGCCCGAGGTCATACTAG AATTAGGATGGTCGCAGCCGTGCGACGTGTGGTCGATCGGGTGCATCATGTTCGAGCTGCACCTCGGCATCACGCTGTTCCAGACACACGACAACCGCGAGCACCTCGCCATGATGGAGCGCATCCTCGGACCCATCCCCTACAG AATGGCGCGCAAAACGAGAACGAAATACTTTTACCACGGCAAATTAGACTGGGACGAAAAGTCATCAGCCGGCAGATACGTCAGAGAAAATTGCAAACCATTATTA AGGTACCAACAAAGCAACAGCGAGGAGCACCGGCAGCTGTTTGATCTCATCACGCGCATGCTGGAGTACGAGCCCAGCCAGCGCATCACGCTGCGCGAGGCGCTCAAGCATCCCTTCTTCAGCAAACTGCCCACACACCAGAAATTAG GCAATGACCGGTCACGCGCCGGAGCCGGAGCCGGGTCGGCGGGGTCCCGGGAGCGCTCGCACTCGCTGTCGCGGTGA
- the LOC134806059 gene encoding uncharacterized protein LOC134806059 isoform X6, translating into MANITANGNGTTSPRRHRYQRSSTTASVTQLLSDGYSSFINRLTRRGPSEKSDADTKLTAARTRYDDKLLSNKNLSLSNVQRYDTNGHISPYTSLSGVTSARKLNDDLQKKEKARKDIVDRDKTLEPEPPRGLMKSLTTTFFGENSFKRNNVSREKTRDKTPYRNTADRRMPSMGKKNLEKELYDKNGFDDPLRGHHYGKDRDSIYRKHRRRSLRAERSEHNDRNKLSLRPIDINIHPGARDLVSPPQHSIYDTNSKNKVTRTPTSPVGEVGRQRQIYFPSSDEDDDKTPVGDRILSERETRRKEIQSLIMKYAHLDEMYGRMAEKGSELTEPGRKQEPLGVGDVVALPPELRSRRRPQRPRHHLRRAATPPSSRARSSVKDDKDGHLVYWPGYVMGARYKIIDTLGEGTFGKVVEVKDLEMEHRMALKIIKNVEKYREAAKLEINVLEKLAEVDPDCKNLCVKMLDWFEYHGHMCIAFEMLGQSVFDFLKDNNYQPYPLEQVRHIAYQLVYSVLFLHDNKLTHTDLKPENILFVDSDYEVLSVYASSKKKHDLRRVKRSDVRLIDFGSATFDHEHHSTIVSTRHYRAPEVILELGWSQPCDVWSIGCIMFELHLGITLFQTHDNREHLAMMERILGPIPYRMARKTRTKYFYHGKLDWDEKSSAGRYVRENCKPLLRYQQSNSEEHRQLFDLITRMLEYEPSQRITLREALKHPFFSKLPTHQKLGNDRSRAGAGAGSAGSRERSHSLSR; encoded by the exons ATGGCCAACATAACTGCAAACGGTAATGGCACAACAAGCCCTAGACGGCACCGCTACCAGAGATCGTCTACTACGGCAAGCGTAACTCAGCTGTTATCAGATGGGTATTCCAGTTTTATCAATAGATTGACACGACGGGGACCCTCCGAGAAATCAGACGCCGATACAAAGTTGACAGCCGCGAGAACTAGATATGACGATAAGCTTTTGTCCAACAAAAACTTATCGCTGTCGAACGTCCAACGATATGACACTAATGGGCACATCTCGCCGTATACGTCGCTCTCCGGTGTGACCAGTGCGAGGAAACTGAACGACGACC TTCAAAAAAAGGAGAAGGCCAGGAAAGACATTGTGGACCGAGATAAGACGTTAGAACCCGAACCGCCGAGAGGGTTGATGAAAAGTTTAACGACTACTTTCTTTGGGGAAAACTCATTTAAAAGAAATAATGTTTCTAGAGAGAAAACCCGAGATAAGACGCCTTACAGAAATACAGCTGACCGTCGAATGCCTTCGATGGGTAAGAAAAACCTGGAGAAGGAACTCTATGATAAAAATGGGTTTGATGATCCTCTTAGAGGCCATCATTATGGAAAGGATAGAGATAGCATTTATCGCAAGCACAGAAGGAGGTCCCTGAGGGCCGAAAGAAGCGAGCACAACGACAGAAATAAACTATCGCTGCGACCCATTGATATCAACATACATCCAGGTGCTAGGGACTTAGTATCCCCTCCACAGCACAGTATTTACGATACGAATTCGAAAAACAAAGTGACAAGAACTCCAACGTCGCCGGTGGGAGAAGTGGGTAGACAGAGACAGATTTACTTTCCGTCGAGCGACGAGGACGACGACAAAACCCCTGTCGGCGACCGCATACTCAGCGAGCGGGAAACGCGACGTAAAGAAATCCAGAGTTTGATAATGAAGTATGCCCACCTAGACGAGATGTACGGGCGCATGGCGGAGAAAGGGTCGGAGCTGACGGAACCCGGGCGCAAGCAGGAGCCTCTGGGCGTGGGCGACGTGGTGGCGCTGCCGCCCGAGCTGCGCAGCCGCCGGCGCCCGCAGCGCCCGCGCCACCACTTGCGGCGCGCGGCCACGCCGCCT AGTTCCCGCGCGCGCTCCTCCGTCAAGGACGACAAGGACGGACACCTCGTCTACTGGCCCGGATATGTCATGGGAGCGAGAT ACAAAATCATCGACACGCTCGGTGAGGGCACGTTCGGCAAAGTGGTGGAGGTGAAAGATTTAGAaat GGAACACAGAATGGCTCTgaagataattaaaaatgtaGAGAAGTACAGAGAGGCTGCGAAACTAGAGATAAACGTATTAGAAAAGTTAGCTGAAGTTGACCCAGACTGTAAAAA CTTATGTGTGAAAATGTTAGACTGGTTCGAATACCACGGACACATGTGCATCGCATTTGAAATGCTCGGACAAAGCGTATTCGATTTTCTG AAAGACAACAACTACCAGCCGTACCCGCTGGAGCAGGTGCGGCACATCGCGTACCAGCTGGTGTACTCCGTGCTGTTCCTGCACGACAACAAGCTCACGCACACCGACCTCAAGCCCGAGAACATCCTCTTCGTGGACTCCGACTACGAGGTGCTCAGTGTGTACGCTAGCTCTAAGAAG AAGCACGACCTGCGGCGTGTGAAGCGCAGCGACGTGCGGCTCATCGACTTCGGCAGCGCCACCTTCGACCACGAGCACCACTCCACCATCGTCTCCACCCGCCACTACCGAGCGCCCGAGGTCATACTAG AATTAGGATGGTCGCAGCCGTGCGACGTGTGGTCGATCGGGTGCATCATGTTCGAGCTGCACCTCGGCATCACGCTGTTCCAGACACACGACAACCGCGAGCACCTCGCCATGATGGAGCGCATCCTCGGACCCATCCCCTACAG AATGGCGCGCAAAACGAGAACGAAATACTTTTACCACGGCAAATTAGACTGGGACGAAAAGTCATCAGCCGGCAGATACGTCAGAGAAAATTGCAAACCATTATTA AGGTACCAACAAAGCAACAGCGAGGAGCACCGGCAGCTGTTTGATCTCATCACGCGCATGCTGGAGTACGAGCCCAGCCAGCGCATCACGCTGCGCGAGGCGCTCAAGCATCCCTTCTTCAGCAAACTGCCCACACACCAGAAATTAG GCAATGACCGGTCACGCGCCGGAGCCGGAGCCGGGTCGGCGGGGTCCCGGGAGCGCTCGCACTCGCTGTCGCGGTGA